A portion of the Deinococcus radiopugnans ATCC 19172 genome contains these proteins:
- a CDS encoding response regulator transcription factor, whose protein sequence is MAELPIRILLVEDHAFTRDGLRATLNLEADLRVVCEARSGEEALERLAGTGVDVAVVDIGLPGMDGIQTAAEIRRGWPDVRIVMLTAHDLRQEVFAALASGAAAYCLKSAKPELLLLAVRAAAAGSAYLDPQVAHHVLGGVRAPGVAPLLTPRELEVLRLIADGLPNRDIAAELDVSVSTVKLYVQELLVKLQAADRTQAAVKALRQGWL, encoded by the coding sequence ATGGCTGAACTCCCGATTCGCATCCTGCTGGTCGAAGACCACGCCTTCACCCGCGACGGTCTGCGCGCCACCTTGAATCTGGAGGCCGATCTGCGCGTGGTCTGCGAGGCCCGCAGCGGGGAGGAGGCCCTGGAGCGCCTGGCCGGGACCGGGGTGGACGTGGCGGTGGTGGACATCGGCCTGCCGGGCATGGACGGCATCCAGACCGCCGCCGAGATCCGGCGCGGCTGGCCGGACGTGCGGATCGTGATGCTCACCGCCCACGATCTGCGACAGGAGGTCTTCGCGGCGCTGGCGTCGGGGGCGGCGGCCTACTGCCTCAAGAGCGCAAAGCCCGAGTTGTTGCTGCTGGCGGTGCGGGCGGCGGCGGCGGGCAGCGCCTACCTCGATCCGCAGGTGGCGCACCACGTGCTGGGCGGCGTGCGCGCCCCCGGAGTGGCCCCGCTGCTGACCCCCCGCGAACTGGAGGTGCTGCGCCTGATCGCCGACGGCCTGCCGAACAGGGACATCGCCGCTGAACTGGACGTGAGTGTCAGCACAGTCAAGCTGTACGTGCAGGAACTGCTGGTCAAGTTGCAGGCCGCAGACCGCACCCAGGCGGCGGTCAAGGCGCTGCGGCAGGGGTGGCTGTAG
- the ribD gene encoding bifunctional diaminohydroxyphosphoribosylaminopyrimidine deaminase/5-amino-6-(5-phosphoribosylamino)uracil reductase RibD, translating to MYTENVPPGRVAAALSTDERRMTLALDLAARGLGRTTPNPPVGCVIVQEDEVIGRGFHPRAGEPHAEVLALRQAGEDARGATAYVTLEPCSHHGRTPPCTDALIASGVRRVVMASRDPNPAVAGRGVQALRDAGIDVSVGVLEEQATRQQAGFRSLIVRGRPWVVAKYAMTLDGKVAAVDEGNGAVTGAAARARAMTWRNTLDAVAVGSGTLHSDDPALTTRGLSGGRDPRPVVFDRRARSSLQARAWRPGSVLVTAPDADISVFEALGVTVVRAATPLEALTGLGRLNLSSLLLEGGPGLLSALLDAGLVDEVRVFIAPKLLGRGLSPLTAPERRMHDAQALRDVTVETLGPDVLATGLLSDIPRL from the coding sequence ATGTATACAGAGAATGTGCCGCCCGGAAGGGTGGCCGCGGCCCTGTCCACAGACGAGCGCCGGATGACGCTCGCGCTGGACCTGGCCGCCAGAGGCCTCGGCCGAACAACACCCAACCCCCCTGTGGGCTGCGTCATCGTTCAGGAAGACGAGGTGATAGGTAGGGGCTTTCATCCCAGAGCCGGCGAGCCGCACGCGGAAGTGCTCGCCCTGCGCCAGGCCGGAGAGGACGCACGCGGCGCCACCGCCTACGTGACCCTGGAACCGTGTAGCCATCACGGACGCACTCCACCCTGTACGGACGCCCTGATCGCGTCAGGGGTCCGCCGGGTGGTGATGGCGTCGCGCGATCCGAATCCCGCAGTGGCCGGGCGCGGCGTGCAGGCACTGCGCGACGCTGGGATCGACGTGAGTGTGGGCGTGCTGGAGGAGCAGGCAACGCGTCAGCAGGCGGGCTTCCGCAGCCTGATCGTCCGGGGCCGGCCTTGGGTGGTGGCCAAGTACGCCATGACCCTCGACGGCAAGGTGGCCGCCGTGGACGAGGGCAACGGCGCAGTCACCGGCGCGGCGGCGCGGGCGCGGGCCATGACCTGGCGCAACACGCTGGACGCCGTGGCAGTCGGCAGTGGAACCCTGCACAGCGATGACCCGGCCCTGACCACGCGGGGCCTCTCCGGGGGCCGTGACCCGCGCCCAGTCGTGTTTGATCGCCGCGCCCGGTCCAGTCTCCAGGCCCGTGCATGGCGTCCAGGCAGCGTGCTCGTGACGGCTCCCGACGCCGACATATCCGTCTTCGAGGCATTGGGCGTGACCGTCGTGCGGGCCGCGACGCCCCTGGAGGCCCTGACCGGACTGGGCCGCCTGAACCTCTCCAGCCTGCTGCTGGAAGGCGGCCCTGGCCTGCTCAGCGCCCTGCTGGACGCCGGACTGGTGGACGAGGTGCGCGTCTTCATCGCGCCGAAACTGCTGGGCCGTGGCCTGTCGCCGCTCACGGCGCCGGAGCGCCGCATGCATGACGCCCAGGCCCTGCGCGACGTCACCGTGGAAACGCTCGGCCCGGATGTGCTCGCAACCGGTCTGCTGAGCGATATTCCCCGGCTCTGA
- a CDS encoding riboflavin synthase: MFTGIIEQLGRVARTVDAAGNLTVTIEPNTMWADLSLGESIAVNGTCLTVTTWDHAGFTVDLSRETLAKTAPHWQAGHKVNLERAMTAQARFGGHVVSGHVDGVGEVLTVEAQPGAYTMTVRAPAALARYLVPKGSVTVDGVSLTVVDVGGPAGSRADLRADEFTLWLVPHTLDVTTLHTWTAGTQVNLEADQMAKYAERLLLMRDWTPPSPGPAASGGNEVSA, from the coding sequence ATGTTTACTGGAATCATTGAGCAGCTTGGGCGCGTGGCCCGCACCGTGGACGCTGCCGGCAACCTGACGGTCACCATCGAACCGAACACGATGTGGGCGGACCTCTCCCTGGGCGAGAGCATTGCCGTGAACGGCACCTGCCTGACCGTGACCACCTGGGATCACGCGGGCTTCACGGTGGATCTCAGCCGCGAAACCCTGGCCAAGACCGCTCCCCACTGGCAGGCGGGCCACAAGGTCAATCTGGAACGGGCCATGACCGCGCAGGCCCGCTTCGGCGGACATGTGGTCAGTGGTCACGTCGACGGCGTGGGCGAGGTGCTGACCGTCGAGGCCCAGCCCGGCGCGTACACCATGACCGTGCGCGCCCCCGCCGCGCTGGCCCGGTACCTGGTGCCCAAGGGCAGCGTCACGGTGGACGGCGTAAGCCTGACCGTGGTGGACGTGGGCGGCCCGGCGGGCAGCCGCGCCGACCTGCGCGCCGACGAGTTCACGCTGTGGCTGGTGCCGCACACCCTGGACGTGACCACCCTGCACACCTGGACCGCCGGAACGCAGGTCAACCTGGAAGCCGATCAGATGGCCAAATACGCCGAGCGCCTGCTGTTGATGCGGGACTGGACGCCGCCGTCCCCTGGTCCAGCAGCAAGCGGTGGGAACGAGGTGAGTGCGTGA
- a CDS encoding PQQ-binding-like beta-propeller repeat protein yields MTTPTPALQPLRPVWSYPAYHSVHTLESSAAQLVVPVRNTQLVALNPVTGQERWRRRHAQVRWNEMQLTPGRGSFMNGTDRLVTLDADTGEVQWSAVTLPWSGWLCGTADVLVTGEWRHSTPLQAFDTATGEQRWIKRLPHPPRRTALYAPLNALMSVMDDRVMFHSLADGAMIAELALPGLLDRPMPDRQLKGAFGTPDRTLLERGEEDRLLRLSGPDLRLEVRHLGREPVTLRLEDQGGEVFFEDTQRQLCVYDLERDVTTVLGPLEDIWRDRIPVVRLPDATVLAGTLSGWLVRYRPEEGVLERVRVGKRVLTPLSLVGAMVCFGTQSGQVRAWAWTALPVLGLVGATA; encoded by the coding sequence ATGACCACACCAACACCTGCGCTCCAGCCCCTGCGCCCGGTCTGGTCCTATCCCGCGTACCACAGCGTCCATACCCTTGAGAGCAGTGCGGCGCAACTCGTCGTTCCGGTGCGAAACACGCAACTGGTGGCCCTCAATCCAGTCACCGGTCAAGAACGCTGGCGGCGCCGGCACGCCCAGGTACGCTGGAATGAAATGCAGCTGACCCCAGGCCGGGGCTCGTTCATGAACGGCACAGATCGCCTCGTGACGCTGGACGCCGACACCGGGGAGGTGCAGTGGAGCGCTGTCACCCTGCCGTGGTCCGGCTGGCTGTGCGGCACGGCCGACGTGCTGGTCACTGGCGAGTGGCGACACTCCACCCCCCTGCAGGCCTTCGACACCGCGACGGGCGAGCAGCGCTGGATCAAGCGGCTGCCCCACCCGCCCCGGCGCACCGCGCTGTACGCCCCACTGAACGCGCTGATGAGCGTCATGGATGACCGCGTGATGTTCCATTCCCTCGCCGACGGCGCGATGATCGCGGAGCTTGCCTTGCCCGGCCTGCTGGACAGGCCGATGCCTGACCGGCAGCTCAAAGGCGCGTTCGGCACGCCGGACCGGACGCTGCTCGAACGGGGGGAAGAAGACCGCCTGCTGAGGCTCTCCGGGCCTGACCTGCGGCTCGAGGTGCGGCATCTGGGGCGGGAGCCGGTGACCCTGCGTCTGGAGGACCAGGGCGGGGAGGTGTTCTTCGAGGACACCCAGCGGCAGCTGTGCGTGTATGACCTGGAGCGGGACGTCACGACGGTGCTGGGGCCGCTGGAAGACATCTGGCGTGACCGGATCCCGGTGGTGCGCCTGCCGGACGCGACGGTGCTGGCCGGAACGTTGTCGGGATGGCTGGTGCGCTACAGGCCGGAGGAGGGCGTCCTGGAGCGGGTGCGGGTGGGCAAACGGGTGCTGACCCCGCTGTCGTTGGTGGGGGCCATGGTGTGCTTTGGCACGCAGAGTGGGCAGGTCAGGGCCTGGGCTTGGACGGCACTGCCTGTGCTGGGCCTCGTGGGAGCAACCGCCTGA
- a CDS encoding ABC transporter ATP-binding protein, whose protein sequence is MSVPLQDPAPTLTVRDLHLTLAGRVILTATHLTLAPGELVHLRGENGAGKTTLLRALAGELPCQGVVQLQGHAPGSRPARARTAFISTEPALLDDLTVHENLQFMAAAWNSPHIPILNLAHAFGLAPWLDAWPTELSRGTRQKVALSLALGLGLPLTLLDEPFSTLDTASRDVLRDALQARLHAGGSILLTTHGADLMGLPSRALEISQGELRAAVQAA, encoded by the coding sequence ATGTCTGTTCCGCTGCAAGACCCCGCCCCCACCCTGACTGTTCGAGACCTGCACCTGACCCTGGCCGGACGCGTCATCCTGACGGCCACCCACCTGACGCTCGCCCCAGGCGAACTGGTCCACCTGCGCGGCGAGAACGGCGCCGGCAAGACCACCCTGCTGCGCGCCCTGGCCGGCGAGCTGCCCTGCCAGGGCGTGGTCCAGCTCCAGGGCCACGCCCCCGGTTCCCGGCCTGCCCGCGCCCGCACGGCCTTCATCTCCACCGAACCCGCCCTGCTCGATGACCTGACCGTGCACGAAAACCTGCAGTTCATGGCCGCCGCCTGGAACAGCCCGCACATCCCCATCCTGAACCTGGCCCACGCTTTCGGGCTGGCCCCGTGGCTGGACGCCTGGCCGACGGAACTGTCGCGGGGCACCCGCCAGAAAGTGGCCCTCAGCCTCGCGCTGGGACTGGGCCTGCCGCTGACCCTGCTCGACGAGCCGTTCAGCACCCTGGACACCGCGTCACGTGATGTCCTGCGCGACGCGCTGCAGGCGCGGCTTCACGCCGGCGGCAGCATCCTGCTGACCACTCACGGGGCGGATCTGATGGGCCTTCCCTCGCGCGCCCTGGAGATTAGCCAGGGGGAGTTGCGCGCTGCCGTGCAGGCGGCATGA